TACCGACGAGTCCTTCGCCGCGATGACGGAGACGCCCTTCGAGGAGATGCTGGAGACGATGGGGCGGTTCAACGAGGAGTTGATCCGGGCGGGCGTGCTGGTGGCCGCCGAGGGCCTGGAGGACCCGGCGCAGAGCGTGGTGGTCGACTACAGCGCGGACCCCCCGGTCGTCACCGACGGCCCCTACGGCGAGACGAAGGAGCTGTTCGGCGGCTTCTACCTGATCGACGTGGCGTCGAAGGAGGAGGCCGTGGAGTGGGCCCGGCGGATGCCGGCGGTGAGCGGCAGCAAGTGCGAGGTGCGCCGGGTGCCGGGCATCGACGAGTTCCCGCAGGACAACGAGTGGATCATCAGGGAGCGGGCGTGGCGCGAGCGGACCGGCCAGCTCTGACCCCGGTGACCGGCGACGGCCCGCCGAGCGCCGAGTCGGCACGGCGGGCCGTCGAGGCGCTCTGGCGGATCGAGTCCGCCCGGATCGTCGGGGCGTTGGCCCGCTACACCGGCGACTTCGCGCTCGCCGAGGACGTCGCGCAGGAGGCGGTGGCCGAGGCGCTGGTCGGCTGGGCGCGCGACGGCGTGCCGGCGAATCCGGTGGGCTGGCTGCTCACCACCGCCCGTCGGCGCGCGGTCGACGCCTTCCGTCGCCGGGCGGCCCGCGACGCCCGGTACGCGGTGCTCGCCGGTCAGCTCGCCGAGGGCACGGACGGGTCGTCGGCCGGTGACCTGCCGTGGGATCCCGACCGGATCGACGACGACGTCCTGGCGCTGATGTTCGTGGCGTGCCATCCGGTGCTCTCGGCCGAGGCCCGGTTGACCCTGACGCTGCGGGTGGTCGGTGGCCTGTCCAGCGCGGAGATCGCCCGGGCGCTCCTGGTGCCGGTGCCCACCGTCCAGGCGCGGATCACCCGGGCCAAGAAGACGATCGCCGCCGCGCAGGTGCCGTTCGCGCTCCCCGAACCGGCCCAGCGACGGGAGCGGCTCGGCGCGGTCCTGACCGTGCTCTACGTGATCTTCACGGAGGGGTCGACGGCGACGAGCGGTGACCGGCTGCTCCGCCCCGACCTGGCGTACGAGGCGATCCGGCTGGCCCGGACGCTGGCCGCGCTGCTGCCCGCCGAGCCGGAGGTGCACGGCCTGCTCGCCCTGTGCGAGCTGACCGCCGCGCGGTTCCCGGCCCGGGTCGACGCGGACGGCGCGGCGGTGCTGCTGACGGATCAGGACCGGCGTCGGTGGGACCGCTCGGCGATCCGCCGGGGCGTGGCCGCGCTCGCCCGGGCCGTGGCGCCGGGGCGGGGCCTCGGGCCGTACGGGTTGCAGGCGGCCATCGCCGCCTGCCACGCCACAGCCGGGTCGGTGGAGCAGACCGACTGGGCCCGGGTGGTGCTCCTCTACGAGGCCCTGGGCCGGGTGGCCCCGTCGCCGGTCGTCGAGCTGAACCGGGCCGTCGCGGTGGCCATGGCCGACGGGCCGCTGCCGGCGTTGGCGCTGGTGGACCAGGTGGCCGCCACCGGTCGCCTGGCCGGGTCGTACCTGCTGCCGAGCGTGCGGGGTGAGCTGCTCGCCCGGCTCGGTCGGCACGGCGAGGCGCGGACCGAGCTGGAGTCCGCCGCCCGGTGCTGCCGTAACGACCGTGAGCGGGCGGTGCTGCTGCGCAAGGTGGACGCCCTGGGCGGCTGATCGGGGCCGGGGGCGGTACGCTGCCCGCCGTGGCAGGTCTGTTGAGGAACGTGGCGACCCGGCTCGGCCGGATGACCGGCGTGGTCGGCGCGCAGCGGGGCACCGCCGGCCCGATCCCGGCCCAGCCGGCCCGGCGGCGGCAGGTCAGCGCCCTGCAACGACGGGAGCTGTCGTACGCCCCGGAGCCGGACGGGCAGGCCGACCCGGGGGAGATCGTCTGGACCTGGGTGCCCTACGAGGACGACCCGAAGCAGGGCAAGGACCGCCCGGTGCTGGTGGTCGGCCGCTCCAGCCGCACCCTGTTCGGGCTGATGCTCTCCAGCCAGAGCGAGCGGGACGGCCAGCGGCACTGGCTGGGGCTGGGGCCGGGGGAGTGGGACCGCGACGCGCGTCCCAGCTGGGTGCGGCTGGACCGGGTGCTCACCATGCGGGAGGACAGCATCCGCCGCGAGGGTGCGGTGCTGGACCGGGTGCGGTTCGACCGGGTGGGGCAGGCGCTGCGGTCCGGGTACGGCTGGCGCTGACCCGCCGCCCGCTCCGAACGGCCCGGGTCCGCTCACGGGTGGCCCCGCCGGAGCCGCTGGAAGGCGGTCGGCCGGGGTCCGACGTGGGTGTCGGCCCGGGGCCGCGTTTCAGCACTCGGCGAGGCGGGCCGCGTCGAGCAGTTGCCGGGGTGACTGCCGGCTGGTGACGCCCTTCGCCCGGTACATCGCGGCGTCGGCCCGGCACAGCGCGTCGGCCAGCTGGGTGGGACCGGTGACCGGGGCGAGCCCGACCGAGGCGGTGACCCGGACGCTGCACGGACCCAGCGGGATGGGGGCGGCCAGCGCGTCGCGCAGCCGCCGGGTGGCGTGGTCGATCCAGCGCCGGTCGACCGAGGGGCTGGCCAGCAGGCCGGCGAACTCGTCCCCGCCGAGCCGGGCGACCAGGTTGTCCCCGGCGAAGGCGGCCAGTCGTTGGGCGACGCTGATCAGTACCTGGTCGCCGGCGGCGTGCCCGTAGCGGTCGTTGACCTGTTTGAAGTCGTTGAGGTCGAGGACCACCGCGATGAGGGGTTGCCCGCCGGCGTCGGTGAGCAGCGTGGCGGCCAGCCGGTAGAAGGCTCTCCGGTTGGGTAGCCCGGTGAGCGGATCGTGGCTGGCGGCGTGCCGCTCGGCGGCGAGTTCGGCCTGGAGGTGCTCCAGTTCCGCCTCGGCCTGGAGTGCCCGGCGGCGTAGCTGCCACACCGAGACCAGGGCCCCGGCTGCGGAGACGCCGGACGCGACGGTCAACGGATCCGGCACGGGTCCTCCCTCGCGGTGTCGGCGTACGGTCCGGGCGGCGGCGGCCGTCGTGCCGCACCGGACCCTCGTTTCCCCAGGTGAATGCCCCCGGGGTGGTAACCCAAAGTGAACGGATAAGTACCGCGCACGTGCGTTATCATGCTCGCTGTCCGATGCAGATGCAATAGCAGATGCACGTGCATCACGGCCGAATCTGATGTCGCGCAGCCCTTCCAGCCCTGGACCATCCCCTCGCGACACCGGGTCCGAACCCCGACAGAAAGACATCCATGCAGCAGCCTGAGAACGGCGTCCCCACCACCCAGCTGCCCCCCCTGAGGTGGGAGAAGAGCCGGCGGAGCAACCCCAGCGGCAACTGCGTCGAGTTGGCCGAGCTACCCGGCGGCGCCGGCATCGCCATGCGCAACTCCCGCCATCCCGACGGGCCGGCCCTGATCTACACGGTGGACGAGATAACGGCTTTCGTCCTCGGCGCGCGGGACGGCGACTTCGACCATCTGATCGGCTAGTGTTCGACGGTCCCGCCCAGGGGACCGTGTTCGTCCGGAGGATGTTCACCTCACCGTCGGTCCATGGCATGCTTACTCGTCGGCCGGGCGGGGGCCGGGGAATCACGATCGGTCGTGGGCATTGTGCGGAGGGGCGGGGCACGTGACGATGGTTGCCGCCGAGGGGGGGCCGGCCACCGGTCCCACGGTGTTGCGGATGCTGCTCGGCGCGCAGTTGCGCCGGTTGCGGGAGGCCAGCGGTGTCACGCGTGAGGGCGCCGGCTGGGAGATCCGTTCCTCGGAGTCGAAGATCAGCCGGATGGAGCTGGGCCGGGTCGGCTTCAAGGAACGTGACGTCGCCGACCTGCTCACCCTCTACGGCGTCACCGCCGACGAGGAGCGCGGCGCGTTGCTCAAGCTGGCCCGGGACGCCAACAGCCCCGGGTGGTGGCACCGCTACGGCGACGTGCTGCCCGGCTGGTTCCAGTCCTATCTGGGCCTGGAGGCCGCCGCTGCGTTGATCCGCAGCTACGAGGTGCAGTTCGTCCCCGGCCTGTTGCAGACCCCGGAGTACGCCCGCGCGGTGGTCCTGCTCGGGCACCGGGGGGCGGCGGTGGACGAGGTGGACCGCCGGGTGGAGCTGCGTATGCAGCGTCAACAGCTGCTGCGCCGCGCCGACCCGCCGCAGCTCTGGGCGGTGATCGACGAGGCCGCCCTGCGTCGGCCGATCGGTGGCCGGGAGGTGAAGCGGGGGCAGTTGACCGCGCTGATCGAGGCGACCCGTTCGCCGCACGTCCGGCTGCAGGTCATCCCGTTCGACGCGGGCGGCCACGCCGCGGCCGGCGGGGCCTTCACCATCCTGCGCTTCGGCGACGACGACCTGCCCGACATCGTCTACATCGAGCAGCTGACCAGCGCGCTCTACCTCGACAAGCGGGAGGACCTGGACTACTACGCGGCGGCGATGGAACGGCTCTGCGTCGAGGCCACCCCGCCGGAGCGTACGCCGGAGGTGCTCACCCGACTGCGTGACGAGCTGTACCCGGAGTAACCGCACCACCGCTTCGCCGACCGCACCCGGGCGACCTCTACGATGGCGGAACCGCAGACAGTGGACGGACGCCATCACCCCCGGGATGGCACGGAGTCATGGAGGACCCGGTGACCACCGATGCCCCGACGGGCGCCGCCCCGCACCCCAGCGACCGGATCGACACCTCGGTCGCGCACCCGGCCCGCCGCTACAACTACTGGCTCGGTGGCAAGGACAACTTCCAGGCCGACCGGGACTCCGGGGACGCGATGGCGGCGGCCTTCCCGACCATCCGCACCGCCGCCCTGGAGAACCGCCGGTTCCTGCAGCGTGCGGTCGCCCACCTGGCCCGGGAGGCGGGCGTCCGGCAGTTCCTGGACATCGGCACCGGTATCCCGACGGCGAACAACACCCACGAGGTGGCGCAGGCCGTCGCACCGCAGTCCCGGGTGGTCTACGTCGACAACGACCCGATCGTGCTGGCCCACGCCCGCGCGTTGCTGACCAGCTCGACGCAGGGCGCCACCGCCTACATCGACGCCGACCTGCGCGATCCGGAGAAGATCCTGCACCACCCCGAGCTGCGGCGGACCCTCGACCTGGAGCAGCCGGTCGCCCTGATGTTGGTGGCCATCCTGCACTTCGTGCCGGATCCGGACGACCCCTACGGCGTGGTCCGCCGGTTGCTCGCGGAGCTGCCGCCGGGCAGCTACCTGGCCGCGTCGCACGCCACCTTCGACCACCTCGCCCCCGAGGTGGCCGAGGAGGCCCGGGAGGCGACCCGGGTCGGCAACGCGCCCGGCATGATCAACCTCCGCGGCCGGGACGAGTTCGCCCGGTTCTTCGACGGCCTGGACCTGGTGGAGCCGGGCCTCGTCTCGGTGGCCGAATGGCGGGCCGGGGCCGAACCGCAGCCCCGTCCCACGGCCGCCGAGGTGAGCATGTACTGCGGGGTAGCCCGCAAGGGCTGACGGCCCTCCGGTCGCGCCGCCGGGATCCCCGCGCGGCGGGAGCGCCGGCCGGTGGTCAGGCCGGCTCGACCCGGTCCCCGGCGGCGACCCGGCCACCCCGCACCACCACCGCGTACACCCCGACGCAGGGTTGCGCCCCCAGCTCGGGCAGCGGGACCACCCGGTTGCGTCGGGTCGGCCGCCGCAGCGCCTCCGGATCACGGGGGAGCACGCCGTGCGCCAGGGTGGGCACCGCGCACCGGGGGGTCGGCACCAGCACCCGCAGCACCACCTCCGCGCCGACCCGCAACTCCCGACCCGGCCACCCGTTCTCCACGAAGCCCGTCGCGTCGGTGGCCACGACCAGGTTGGGCCGGTAGCGGGGCACCGCCGCCAGGGGCAGGCCGAGCGCGTCCAGACTGGCCGTGGTGACCAGGTGCAGCGGCGCGAAGTCGACCAGGCTGCCGGCCGGGGCGACGCCGCCCAACGGGTTCCCGGTCACCGGCACGTCGGCGTCCGGCCCCTCGGCCAGCACCGCGTCCGGGTCGGCCCGGTCCAGCAGGGCGTCGGCGGGCACGGTGTCGGTGAGCGTGACCGCCCGGCCGAGCAGCCGGGACAGCGCGGCGTCCAGGCGGTGGTCGGGATGGGCGTGGACGCTGCCGTCGGGGAGGGTGAGGCGTACCCGGTCGGGGGCGTCGCCGGTCGCCCGGACCCCGAGCAGGGCCGACCAGCGTCGGGGCCGCTTCGCGCTGCCGACCCGCCCGGTCTCCCGGTCCAGCACGGCGAGCCGACGGTCACCGGCCACGCCCCGACCGTCCACGGTGGTGTCGGGGAGCGGTTCGCCCAGCATCGACTTGACCGGGTACCGCCACAGCTGGGCCACCTGTCCGTACACGGGTCCAACGCTAACCGGCGCGGGGCGGCCGGTCGGTCCCGTGGTCGATCCGTCGACCGGCTCGTAACGTTGTCGGATGATCACACGCTCCCTGGCGCTCAGCCCCCGCACGGTCGTGTCCGCCGCCGAGCCGTCGTCCGAGGGGCCGGTGGGTTACGTCACCGGCCTGGTGGAGCGGCTCGGCGGGCCGGGCGCGGGGCTGGCGGTGGCGTTGGAGAACCTCTTCCCGCCGATCCCCAGCGAGGTGATCCTGCCGCTGGCCGGCTTCGCCGCCGCCCAGGGGCGGATCAGCCTGGTCTCGGCGATCCTCTGGACCACCCTCGGTTCGGTGGTCGGCGCCTGGGTGCTGTACGGCATCGGCGCGGCGCTGGGCCGCGACCGGATGCGGGCGGTGGCGGCCCGACTGCCGCTGGTGAAGCTGAGCGACGTGGACCGTACCGAGGCGTGGTTCCTCAAGCACGGGGTCAAGGCGGTGTTCTTCGGGCGGATGATCCCGATCTTCCGGAGCCTCATCTCGGTCCCGGCCGGGGTGGAGCGGATGCCGGTCCCGACATTCCTGCTCTACACCACGCTGGGCAGCCTGATCTGGAACACCACCTTCGTGCTG
Above is a window of Micromonospora rifamycinica DNA encoding:
- a CDS encoding YciI family protein, which codes for MAKYMLIMRGTDESFAAMTETPFEEMLETMGRFNEELIRAGVLVAAEGLEDPAQSVVVDYSADPPVVTDGPYGETKELFGGFYLIDVASKEEAVEWARRMPAVSGSKCEVRRVPGIDEFPQDNEWIIRERAWRERTGQL
- a CDS encoding RNA polymerase sigma factor, which codes for MARADRPALTPVTGDGPPSAESARRAVEALWRIESARIVGALARYTGDFALAEDVAQEAVAEALVGWARDGVPANPVGWLLTTARRRAVDAFRRRAARDARYAVLAGQLAEGTDGSSAGDLPWDPDRIDDDVLALMFVACHPVLSAEARLTLTLRVVGGLSSAEIARALLVPVPTVQARITRAKKTIAAAQVPFALPEPAQRRERLGAVLTVLYVIFTEGSTATSGDRLLRPDLAYEAIRLARTLAALLPAEPEVHGLLALCELTAARFPARVDADGAAVLLTDQDRRRWDRSAIRRGVAALARAVAPGRGLGPYGLQAAIAACHATAGSVEQTDWARVVLLYEALGRVAPSPVVELNRAVAVAMADGPLPALALVDQVAATGRLAGSYLLPSVRGELLARLGRHGEARTELESAARCCRNDRERAVLLRKVDALGG
- a CDS encoding type II toxin-antitoxin system PemK/MazF family toxin, encoding MAGLLRNVATRLGRMTGVVGAQRGTAGPIPAQPARRRQVSALQRRELSYAPEPDGQADPGEIVWTWVPYEDDPKQGKDRPVLVVGRSSRTLFGLMLSSQSERDGQRHWLGLGPGEWDRDARPSWVRLDRVLTMREDSIRREGAVLDRVRFDRVGQALRSGYGWR
- a CDS encoding GGDEF domain-containing protein gives rise to the protein MPDPLTVASGVSAAGALVSVWQLRRRALQAEAELEHLQAELAAERHAASHDPLTGLPNRRAFYRLAATLLTDAGGQPLIAVVLDLNDFKQVNDRYGHAAGDQVLISVAQRLAAFAGDNLVARLGGDEFAGLLASPSVDRRWIDHATRRLRDALAAPIPLGPCSVRVTASVGLAPVTGPTQLADALCRADAAMYRAKGVTSRQSPRQLLDAARLAEC
- a CDS encoding DUF397 domain-containing protein, with amino-acid sequence MQQPENGVPTTQLPPLRWEKSRRSNPSGNCVELAELPGGAGIAMRNSRHPDGPALIYTVDEITAFVLGARDGDFDHLIG
- a CDS encoding helix-turn-helix domain-containing protein, whose protein sequence is MVAAEGGPATGPTVLRMLLGAQLRRLREASGVTREGAGWEIRSSESKISRMELGRVGFKERDVADLLTLYGVTADEERGALLKLARDANSPGWWHRYGDVLPGWFQSYLGLEAAAALIRSYEVQFVPGLLQTPEYARAVVLLGHRGAAVDEVDRRVELRMQRQQLLRRADPPQLWAVIDEAALRRPIGGREVKRGQLTALIEATRSPHVRLQVIPFDAGGHAAAGGAFTILRFGDDDLPDIVYIEQLTSALYLDKREDLDYYAAAMERLCVEATPPERTPEVLTRLRDELYPE
- a CDS encoding SAM-dependent methyltransferase, producing MEDPVTTDAPTGAAPHPSDRIDTSVAHPARRYNYWLGGKDNFQADRDSGDAMAAAFPTIRTAALENRRFLQRAVAHLAREAGVRQFLDIGTGIPTANNTHEVAQAVAPQSRVVYVDNDPIVLAHARALLTSSTQGATAYIDADLRDPEKILHHPELRRTLDLEQPVALMLVAILHFVPDPDDPYGVVRRLLAELPPGSYLAASHATFDHLAPEVAEEAREATRVGNAPGMINLRGRDEFARFFDGLDLVEPGLVSVAEWRAGAEPQPRPTAAEVSMYCGVARKG
- a CDS encoding MOSC domain-containing protein, whose protein sequence is MYGQVAQLWRYPVKSMLGEPLPDTTVDGRGVAGDRRLAVLDRETGRVGSAKRPRRWSALLGVRATGDAPDRVRLTLPDGSVHAHPDHRLDAALSRLLGRAVTLTDTVPADALLDRADPDAVLAEGPDADVPVTGNPLGGVAPAGSLVDFAPLHLVTTASLDALGLPLAAVPRYRPNLVVATDATGFVENGWPGRELRVGAEVVLRVLVPTPRCAVPTLAHGVLPRDPEALRRPTRRNRVVPLPELGAQPCVGVYAVVVRGGRVAAGDRVEPA
- a CDS encoding DedA family protein, whose amino-acid sequence is MITRSLALSPRTVVSAAEPSSEGPVGYVTGLVERLGGPGAGLAVALENLFPPIPSEVILPLAGFAAAQGRISLVSAILWTTLGSVVGAWVLYGIGAALGRDRMRAVAARLPLVKLSDVDRTEAWFLKHGVKAVFFGRMIPIFRSLISVPAGVERMPVPTFLLYTTLGSLIWNTTFVLAGYLLGDNWHVVEEYVGSFQRVVIVVCVAAAGWFVVSRIRAARAARADAPAAGPPPGVDPVDRPDRDGGSTYRGTVYRGGVWGRDTE